The Methanobacterium sp. BAmetb5 genome includes a region encoding these proteins:
- a CDS encoding glycosyltransferase family 4 protein: protein MKIGIISSAYPDFEDDPHGIFVHRLMREIVKKGHEVHVLAPYTGGETEYTLQGVLVQRFHYFYPRRFEKLSGRAGMIDNVKEGFLVKIQVLTFLFFNVVHSLLKLRKMDVIHVQWPIPNGLGGIFLKKIYGIPYINTIHGEEVHLSKRYHLLFALRWLVNNSSKTITNSTATRKFCLEAGLDGDKIEVIPFGVDTDFFRPLEVYKDENIFQILSVGYLIERKGFEYLIRAMPQVLEEHANARLKIVGSGPLESELKELIYELELGDEVEIVKNISDDELLMVYNSADLFVLPSIVDSQGNTEGLGVVLLEAMACGLPVMGSNVGGIPDIIRDGETGILFIEKDSSMIAEKINLALENKPQMEKIATNGINEVKMKFSWDTIAKEYLDFYKGVLL from the coding sequence ATGAAAATTGGAATTATCAGCTCTGCCTACCCTGATTTTGAAGACGACCCCCATGGAATATTTGTCCATAGATTAATGAGAGAGATAGTGAAGAAGGGACACGAGGTCCATGTTCTTGCTCCTTACACTGGTGGTGAAACAGAATACACCTTGCAGGGGGTGCTGGTGCAAAGATTTCACTACTTCTACCCCCGGAGGTTTGAAAAACTTTCCGGAAGAGCGGGGATGATCGACAATGTTAAAGAGGGCTTTTTAGTCAAAATTCAGGTTTTAACTTTCCTTTTCTTCAACGTTGTTCATTCATTACTAAAGCTAAGGAAAATGGATGTTATCCATGTACAATGGCCCATTCCTAATGGTTTAGGCGGGATTTTTTTGAAAAAGATTTACGGGATCCCTTACATTAACACCATTCATGGTGAAGAAGTTCACCTTTCCAAACGGTACCATTTGCTCTTTGCCCTCCGTTGGCTGGTGAATAACTCCTCAAAGACTATAACCAACAGCACTGCCACCAGGAAATTCTGCCTGGAAGCAGGTCTGGATGGGGATAAAATTGAGGTGATACCCTTTGGAGTGGACACTGACTTTTTCCGGCCCCTGGAAGTATACAAGGATGAGAATATCTTTCAAATTCTTTCAGTGGGTTATTTGATTGAAAGAAAGGGATTCGAGTATCTTATAAGGGCAATGCCTCAGGTTTTAGAGGAACATGCAAATGCTAGGTTGAAGATAGTTGGATCCGGACCACTAGAATCTGAATTAAAGGAACTCATCTATGAACTGGAACTGGGGGATGAAGTGGAAATTGTGAAGAATATATCTGATGATGAACTTTTGATGGTATACAATTCTGCTGATCTCTTTGTGCTCCCCTCCATTGTGGACTCCCAGGGGAACACTGAAGGATTGGGTGTTGTTTTACTGGAAGCTATGGCTTGTGGGCTTCCAGTTATGGGATCCAATGTGGGCGGTATTCCGGATATAATTCGTGATGGAGAGACCGGTATATTATTCATTGAGAAAGATAGTTCCATGATTGCAGAAAAAATTAATTTGGCCCTGGAAAATAAACCTCAAATGGAAAAAATAGCCACAAATGGAATTAATGAGGTAAAAATGAAGTTTAGCTGGGATACAATTGCTAAAGAATATTTAGACTTTTATAAAGGAGTACTCCTATGA